The proteins below come from a single Cannabis sativa cultivar Pink pepper isolate KNU-18-1 chromosome 3, ASM2916894v1, whole genome shotgun sequence genomic window:
- the LOC115709975 gene encoding uncharacterized protein LOC115709975, producing the protein MGKLLCDSATVADTFDPKSAPPLPSAPQLEAVDLVDQAVTAICSTAWDEVLGLEDQQRRHLQRLHAKGVLWKHPQDDCTEDSSSPRSVVFRLSHGGEVSSDGNCLFTASQKAMKAVSEIDAKELRRRTVKRFLEDFGSATVEETDVINDAIRHMYAPDLRNGWGIHVVQEVKLLAKKEDRLGLDSAIDELVNLGMQRELAAESIYKERCLCVNDGPSWAKYMSISGCSDDEYDIINLQYTEEGLLSVDENRQGHAAAFGDDIAIECLATEFQREIYVVQAHGSDAMVDEENCVFFLPHRPRSRICELPFFLFMKGTGWCGAGADHYEPLIAHPCSFVSSEKVAMVL; encoded by the exons ATGGGGAAATTACTATGTGATTCAGCGACCGTTGCGGACACATTTGACCCAAAGTCAGCGCCGCCGCTACCGTCAGCGCCGCAGCTCGAAGCAGTAGATCTGGTCGACCAGGCTGTTACTGCTATCTGTTCCACCGCTTGGGATGAGGTTCTTGGCCTTGAAGACCAGCAGAGACGCCATCTCCAGAGGCTTCACGCTAAGGGTGTCCTGTGGAAGCATCCACAGGATGATTGTACTGAGGATTCCTCTTCCCCTAGGTCGGTGGTTTTTAGGCTCTCTCACGGTGGTGAGGTCTCTTCCGACGGGAACTGCCTGTTCACGGCGTCGCAGAAGGCTATGAAGGCCGTGTCTGAGATCGATGCGAAGGAGCTGAGGCGGAGGACGGTGAAGAGGTTTCTGGAAGACTTTGGATCTGCGACGGTAGAAGAGACTGATGTTATTAACGATGCGATTAGGCATATGTACGCACCAGATCTGAGAAATGGTTGGGGGATTCATGTGGTTCAGGAGGTGAAGTTATTGGCTAAGAAAGAAGATCGTTTGGGTCTGGATTCCGCCATTGATGAGCTGGTTAATCTTGGAATGCAGAGAGAGCTGGCTGCTGAGTCAATCTACAAAGAGAGATGCCTTTGTGTGAACGATGGGCCGAGTTGGGCAAAGTACATGTCGATTTCAGGTTGCTCTGATGATGAATACGATATCATCAATTTACAATACACAGAAGAGGGTCTCTTATCTGTTGATGAGAATAGACAAGGCCATGCTGCAGCTTTTGGAGATGACATAGCCATTGAGTGTCTCGCCACTGAATTTCAGCGAGAGATTTATGTG GTGCAAGCACATGGATCAGACGCAATGGTTGATGAAGAAAATTGTGTGTTCTTCCTACCACACCGTCCAAGAAGCCGAATTTGTGaacttcctttctttcttttcatgAAAGGAACAGGTTGGTGTGGAGCCGGAGCTGATCACTATGAGCCTCTTATTGCCCATCCTTGCTCTTTCGTTTCCTCAGAGAAAGTTGCCATGGTACTATGA